TTACTCAAACAGAATTATTGATATTAAATAAGTTGTTTAGACAAAAAAATAATTACGTATCACGAGATGAGTTAATCGAGGAATGTTGGTCATCATCTAATTATATTGATGATAATACGTTGGCGGTTAATATGACACGGTTACGTAAAAAATTAGCTAAAGTAGACTGTGTAGATTTCATTGAAACGAAGAAAAATGTAGGATACCGTGTGGTGGAATAGTATGAAAGATTATTTAAAACATTGTGCAAGAGAACTTGTTATCGTTTGTACAATTTTATTTATTTTTTTATTTATTTTTATTGCTTCAAAACTACCTGTTGAATACTACTTGTTAGGGTTATCGATCATCACTTTTATATTGTTTATTTATTTCGTTGTGAATTATTTAAATTATCAACGTGAGATAAATAAATCGGAGCAGATTAAGATTCTGCAAAACCAAATAAAGCGTTTAGAGTTAGATCATATTCAATATAGAAAAGAGATGCAATCATACTTTTTAACGTGGGTTCATCAAATAAAAACACCAATTGCTGCATCGAAATTGTTGTTAGAATCTCCGTCAGAGCAAACTGTACCCAAAGTACGCCAACAATTGCTTGAAATCGATAATTATACAAACTTAGCTTTGAGTTATTTAAAATTAACTGAAGAACAATCTGATATGGTACTAAAAGAAGTAACCATAGATGAGTTGATTGAGCCGATTATTAAGAAATATGCGATCCAATTCATACATGATAAGACAAAGTTGCATTATACTCCTGTTACGGAAAAGGTTTTAACCGATGCCAATTGGTCAAAAATTATGATTGAACAAGTAATAAACAATGCATTAAAATATTCTGAAGGTTGTGACGTTTGGATTGAATTTAAGGTGGAAGAATCTAGTTTAATTATCCAAGATAACGGTATAGGAATTCGTGCATCTGATTTACCTAAAGTTTTTACTCAAGGCTACTCAGGATATAATGGTCGATTGAATACAAAATCGAGCGGTATTGGATTATACATTGCGAAATCAATTGCAGAACGAATGAATCATTCTATCAATATTAATTCGACATACGGCGAAGGCACTGAGGTCACTATTAGATTTCATAGACCAATGACTTAACCTTTCAATATTGTAAGATTAAAGTGAGCTTTTGTAAGGAAAAATAAAGGCTTGCTTTATTTTTATCCCTTAAACTAAAGATAGCTTAAACAAAGGGGAGATTTGATGTTGTTATCTATACGCAATTTAAAAAAAATATATGGTAAAAAAAGTAATGAAACTGTAGCGTTAAGAGATGTTAACGTTGAAATTGAAAAGGGAGAATTTGTTGCAATAATGGGGGAGTCTGGCTCTGGTAAATCGACATTGTTAAATTTAATTGCGACATTTGATAAACCATCGAATGGGGACATTATAATTGATGGCGTCAATGTCAATGCATTAAAGAATAAAGAAGTAGCAAAGTTTAGGCGTGATACTTTAGGGTTTGTATTTCAAGACTTTAATGTTTTGCATACAATGAATAATAAAGATAATATCGTAATGCCACTTGTCCTCTCTGATCAAAAGCCTAATTTCATTCATCAACAAGTTGAAGCGGTGTCTCAAAAATTAGGGATTAATCATTTATTAGAGAAGTTTCCGTATGAAGTATCTGGAGGGCAAAAACAACGTGTCGCAATTGCTCGCGCACTCATATCAAACCCTTCATTATTATTAGCTGATGAACCTACTGGGGCGTTAGATTCAAATACATCTCGTGACATTATGAATTTATTTCAAAAAATCAACGAACAAGAACAAACAATTCTTATGGTAACGCATTCTGCAATTGATGCATCCTATGCAAAAAGAGTTCTATTTATTAAAGATGGTGTTGTTTTTCATGAATTGTATCGAGGTGATGATAGTCAAATTGATTTTCAAAAGAACATCTCTGATTCGTTAGGCTTTATGTCAGAACGAGGGGTGTAATGATGAAAATCAAATTATTGAGTAGATTGGCACTAAAAAACTTTAAAACATTAAATCATGTTATGGTTCCATTTATTCTCGCTGTGAGTACAATGTTCGCACTAGAATATATTATGCTTTCGATGATGGCCAACGACTACATTAATACAAGACACAAAACCTTACCCGAATTAATGATGTATGCTAATGTACTTGTGACCATTTTAAGTGTTGTTTTTATTTTGTATGCAAGCCGTTTTGTAATGAAACAGCGAAAGAAAGAATTTGCACTTAATATGGTGCTAGGTTTAGAGAAGAGACACTTACGGTTAATGTTACTGATTGAGACGCTCGTTCAAACATTCATTATCATTGTATTAAGTACAATTGGAGGATATTTATTTGGACATTTAATTTTTTTAATGTTAAATCGTCTAATTCAAGGAAGTGGTATTGGCCTTATGGATTATCCATTTGATATAGATAGTGCAATTAAATTATGGATAATTATTGTTGTCATGATGACTGTTTTATATATGATCAATATCATTACAGTAACACTACAAAGTCCAATTAAATTAATGCAAACACAATATGCAGGTGAAAAGAAGACGAGACAATGGTTAATTATTTTGTTATTAGGTCTAGGGATTATTGCGTTGGGTTATGGATATACAATTGCACTTACAACAGACGGTGTCATGAATGCATTAATGGATATATTTAAAGCTGTATTAGCAGTATTAGTGGGTACTTACTTTTTGTTCATGTCATTGACGATATTCTTTTTACAACAGATTCAAAAAATTTCGAGTATATATTACAAAAAGAAGAACTTCTTTTCGATATCAGGGATGTTATCAAGAATGAAAGCAAATGCTATTGGTATCGCAAGTATTACGATGCTTTGTACATTTCTCATCGTTACATTAGGAATGAGTTTGAGTGCTTATCGTGGGATTGAAACACAAATAGACGGTGCGTTGTTCCAAGAAAATGAAGTATCACTTTTTAATGATGATATACAACTAGAAAAGTTACAAGAAGAAATTGAAGGAATCGCGACGATTGATCAGTTCAGAATGAGCGAAGAACTTTTCGTTCCTTTTCACATCGGTGAACGTAATCAATTTGAACAGGTCAGAGCACCTGGAGAAACAAATCAATCGATAGATGATATTGTGTATAGTGTATTGATGACAGAACAAGACCATAATGAAGTCAATGACACAAAATTAAAGCTCAAAGATAATGAGATATTTATTTCGAGCAATACTGATAAATATCAAGGTTTAAATAAAATTATTCTAGCTGATGATCAATATAATGTGAAAACAACAAAGAAAAATTTTCTTGGATCAAAACTTGGAATTGATGGCTTATATATTGTTGTAAAGGATCATTCAATTTTAAAAAAAATCATTAAAGAATATAAAGATTATAATCCCAAAACGCAAGCATATGATATTTCACCAACATTAAATCGATCAATGCACTTTAATATTACTAAAGGTGAAGATCAATTTATAAATCAAATTGAACGATTAGAAGAAGAGTTTGTTATAAGGATTGCTAATCATAAAGAAATATCAAAGGAACTTTATGAATTAAATGGTGGACTTATATTTATTGGAATAGTTGTTTCAATCGTGTTATTGATTGGCATGTTTTTAATCCTATATTATAAACAACTCTCTGAAGGCTATGAGGATAAGCTGAACTATACTATTATGAAACAAGTTGGTTTGCCAGACAATTTAATTAAATCAACAATTCGTAAACAAGTCTTCTGGTTATTTGGATTACCGATTATTGTTGCATTGATTCATACGGCGTTTGCAAATAAAATTATTTATCAATTACTTGGTTTATTAGCCATTAGAGATTACTGGTTGTTCATTACAAGTTATTCAATTGTCATTATACTCATCGTTCTGATTTATTTGCTCATGTATTGGATCACTTCACACATATATTATAAACTCATCAATGAATCTAACACCTAGTGTGCTAAAATACACATAAAGGAGTGTTTGATGATGAACGTACAATATGAGAAGACGAAGTTTGATGCGTTTCAAACGATTGAGGTTGATGTTAAAGTGCCAATTAATAAAGTGTTTAATCTGATTTCGACGACAGAAGGGATTCAACAATGGTTTCCACAGTTGTCATTTGAAGAGGCAGATGGTGAGTTATATGTAAACTTTGGTATGGATGATGGGACGAATGAACAGAGTATTGTCATTCAACATGAGGCGCCTACTCACATTACTTTTACATGGGCGATTGGTGAGGTTGAATTTAAGTTGACTGACCAGGAAGATATAACACACCTTTATTTCCATGAACGTATGCCATTCGAGTTTGATCATGTCGCTGAAGATTTCACGGGGTGGCAATTACAAATTGAAAACTTGAAGTCTGTTGCAGAAACAGGTGAGCAGAAAGCGATGGAGCAAAGTACCTTTGATCGAATCTATCAAGATGTAAAGAAAAATTTATTTTAAACGAAGAACGGAGTCACTATTTAGGGACTCCGTTTTTTTCTGTTAAGACACCGTCGATCATTTCAAACACACGATCACAGTATTGTGTCAGTCTTTCATCATGTGTGACGACGATACATGTTTTATTGAGTGCTTTTGTTTGTTCGCTTAAAATATCCATCACTTGCATTGCATTATCAGTATCGAGCGAAGCGGTTGGTTCGTCAGCTAAAATAATACTTGGATTAGTGTATAATGCTTTCGCGATGGCAACGCGTTGACGTTGACCACCTGATAACTCACTAGGCAATTGACGTAAATGTTTTGATAAACCGAGTTGATTAATGAGTGTATCATATTGGTCTTCGTTCATAACGTTCTTCTTAGCGTTCTTAAGTAATTTAAATTGCTGTTCAACGGTTAAAAAAGGAACAAGATTACTTGTTTGAAGGATGAATCCAATCTCATTTAACCGTAATTTTGATAATTGTTTTTGATTTAATTGAGTGATGCTTTGTCCGTTAATCTCAATTTGTCCTTCTGTGGCACTTTGTAACGCACCTGCCATCGTTAAAAATGTACTTTTACCAGAACCAGATGGTCCGATAATCGCAATGAGTTCACCTCGATCGAAATGGAGTGTTAAATCTTTTACCGCTTCGATGGTTTCATTACCATCTTTAAATGTTTTTGTGACATTTTTGAATGTGAGCATATTGAATCTCCTTAACCTATAGCTTTCAGTGGATCTACTTTACGAATAGATAACACCGAGAATATTCCACCTAATAATGATACGGTGATGAGTATGATTGCAAAGAGTAGCAAAGTGAATGGGTTGAACGCGATCGGAACCTCTTCTGGTAAAAACAACCCTGTAATGATGGTTAATAATAGTCCAATCACGGTACCGATAAGAGATAGAATGAGTGTTTGACTAAACACCATTTTTGCTAAATAGCCATTCGTAAACCCTTGTGCTTTCAGTACGCCAAACAGTGATGTTTTCTGTAACGTGATGACGTATAAAAATATCCCGATCACCGCTGCAGAAATAATGAATAAAAAGGTAATCATAAAGTTCAACGTTAAGTTTTGTGCTGTATATCCTGGTAATTGCTCGATAAATGTATTAATCGGTACAACTTCTAACGAATCATCTAGATCGGATTTTTTAAATTTTTCATCTTTAACGATTGCTGCGTTAATTTCATCTGATTTGTATTGGGGGTTAATATCTGACAAAAGTTCCATATTTCCAAACATGACACCACTTGCATTGTATTTAGCACTTTCAGTAATTGTTGTAATCATTACTTCGACATCAGATTGAGCGAATTCAATTGTATCATCGATATTGAATCCTTTGTCATGAAGTGTTTGATCAATTGCGACTTCATTCGTTTGACTAGGTGATGTCCCATCGACAATTTTTGGCACGATGAATGAGTTTTCTTCTAACCCATAGATGAGTGCATTCTCTTCTATATCACCATTTGAAGCAATCACCCCAGTTTGCCTTACCTTTGCGACCTCCTTGAACTGATCGTTAACAAGCTGCTGGTCAAATTTTGATTGAGAGAGTGTCGTGTTTGCATTTTTGTTCAGTACAACACTTGTCGCATTCCATTTGTTGATGCCTTCAGTGTTCATATTGATTAACCCATTGGCTAGCCCTGATAATAAGAAGAGTAAATAACTGATCATAATGAGAATGCTAATAATGAGACTGAACTTTAATTTGTTTCGTTTAATTTCGTTCCATGCTAAGAACATCTATGTGACTCCTATCTTATTTTATTCTGTTATGCAATCTTTAAATCATAAGGAGGGTGAATAAATTTAATATAGGTGAAAAATAATAAAGCAATCAGGATAACACCTAAAAAACTATATAGAATAGACCAATTTAATAATTGGGCTCCGATTATATAAATATATTCTAATGCAAAAAATAAAAATAAATAATTCATATTTGATTCTACAATTTTCACATCATATGAATTATTAGCTATTATTGAAACGGGTTTAGTTCCCCATTGTTTAATTGTGATCTTACTTTGATCTTTAATGTCTACATTAACCGTTTCACCCATTTTAATTTTCGATTCAAATACATCATTGACGTATAAATCTATCGGAGAAAGATTATCAAATGAGTCGGCCCGTTTAATTTTAACCACAGACTAATCACTCCATGTTAAATATTTACTTATATTATAACAAAGAGGGTCTTAATTAATCATTATCAACCGTTTTATCATATTCAACGGCTGCATCAATGAAGGCTTCTAATATTTTTTTGGCACTATCATCTAGTGTATATGCATCTTCAGGGTGGAATTGTAATGCCAAGATAAAGTGGTCTTCGTCTTTACTTTCAATTGCTTCAATAACACCATCTGGCGCAGTCGCTGCAATTCTAAATTCATCTGCGATATCTTTATTTGCTTGGTGGTGGTGACTGTTTACTCTAATTTTGTCTTGTTGAATAATTCCATAGAGTTTACTCTTTTGATTAATCTCGATCGTATGTTGTAAAAAGTCGCGCCCTGATTGTTGTTTATGTTGAATTAGTTCTCCTTCTTTTTGCGACGGTAAATCTTGGTACATCGTGCCGCCGTTTAAACTATTTAATAATTGATTACCACGACAGACACCAAGGATAGGAATTTTCTTTTTGATCGCATGTTTGATCACTTGAATCTCATATTCATCACGACCATGTTCAACTTTCCCTAACTTTTCGTGAGGTTCTTCGTCGTATGTTGCTGGATTAATATCGCTCCCACCAGTTAAATAAAGCCCATCAATTCGATGCACTTGTTCTTCAATGACATCTAATTCATCAGTTTTTGCAAGGAGCAAAGGCACACCTCCCAAGTCTGAAATAGCATTTACATAAGATTGGTTCAACTGCAACTTATCTCCTGTAGACTCTGTTGTAATACCGATTACGGGTTTCATAGTCATAACTCCTTTTAAATGTTTTGTTAATATATACCCAAATAATACATTTAGTAACTTTGATGTGATATATTTATTGATGAAAATGAAACGTTAGGAGCTTTTATTATGTATCTAGATTTACATACACATTTTTTAATTTCTAGAGAAAGTGAGTTTCACCCACAATATATTTTAGAGTTTACTCAAGAAGCTCACGATTTAGGTGTGGATATGATTGTGTTGACTGAACATTTTAATGCAACGTATATTCGGGATTTGTATAATCATCTAGAAACAAATTTTGAATATAAGGATGGTTTCTATCATATTTGTAATATACGTGTTGTATTAGGTCTAGAGATTGATGTTAAAAATCATGGTCATATTTTAACGTTCGGTGGCCGAGATGAAATTTATGAGTTGATGGACTTTTTGACTCCGTATGAGAAAGCTCCTTATTTGATTAAATTGAATGCATTAATTGATAAATTAAATGCAATGTCACTGCCTAAAATAGGAGCACATCCATTCCGACCGAGTATGCCCCTCTACAAGCATCAAGATGATTTGCTTGAGCAATTAGATGCTGTAGAGATCAATGCGGCAGATATTTATCAGTTAAAAGAGAAACAGACGGATAAAGTGAAAGGTCTTGTTGACTCTTTAAATATTGGAATGGTTGGGAGTAGCGATGCCCATCATCCAATTCAATTAACGACTGTTTTGAATAAGTGTGATGATGTTGATGACGTGGAAGAATTAAAATCAACTATCCGTCATGATGATGTAGATGTATTGTGTAGTGATGAACTTCATTTAAGAGTGAAGGCAGCAGAAAAAATAGGAAAATTAATGAATAAATTATATAGTTCACGTTGACACAATGGCTATAAATGATATATAATAATTTTCAGTTGCAAAAATTATATATTATGATGGAGGAATACCCAAGTCCGGCTGAAGGGATCGGTCTTGAAAACCGACAGGGGCTTAACGGCTCGCGGGGGTTCGAATCCCTCTTCCTCCGTATTGAACACAAACCTTTTTAGGTTTGTGTTTTTTGTTATTTAAAAATAAATTTTTAATAAATTTGAGTAGTTTTTACGCTATAGATAATATTTTGTTCAGATTATCCTCTATTTTAATCAAAACTGCTTTTTGCTTATATTTTATAATCCTTATATGATGTGTGTATCAACGGTGGAGGATATCGAATGAGAGAAGCATCATTATTGTTACAACAGTTATACGCACTTCAAGGTAGGGCACTTTTGCCAACACAATTACAGAGTGAATTTGGACGGCTACGCTTTGGATTTCAAGGAGAACTAATAGTCGATGAATGGGTCGATAGTGTGGATTGTTTGAAGGCAGAGGATTTATATATTCAATGTAAAAGTGAAATGGTTCAACTAGATA
Above is a window of Abyssicoccus albus DNA encoding:
- a CDS encoding gamma-glutamyl-gamma-aminobutyrate hydrolase family protein: MKPVIGITTESTGDKLQLNQSYVNAISDLGGVPLLLAKTDELDVIEEQVHRIDGLYLTGGSDINPATYDEEPHEKLGKVEHGRDEYEIQVIKHAIKKKIPILGVCRGNQLLNSLNGGTMYQDLPSQKEGELIQHKQQSGRDFLQHTIEINQKSKLYGIIQQDKIRVNSHHHQANKDIADEFRIAATAPDGVIEAIESKDEDHFILALQFHPEDAYTLDDSAKKILEAFIDAAVEYDKTVDND
- a CDS encoding FtsX-like permease family protein → MKIKLLSRLALKNFKTLNHVMVPFILAVSTMFALEYIMLSMMANDYINTRHKTLPELMMYANVLVTILSVVFILYASRFVMKQRKKEFALNMVLGLEKRHLRLMLLIETLVQTFIIIVLSTIGGYLFGHLIFLMLNRLIQGSGIGLMDYPFDIDSAIKLWIIIVVMMTVLYMINIITVTLQSPIKLMQTQYAGEKKTRQWLIILLLGLGIIALGYGYTIALTTDGVMNALMDIFKAVLAVLVGTYFLFMSLTIFFLQQIQKISSIYYKKKNFFSISGMLSRMKANAIGIASITMLCTFLIVTLGMSLSAYRGIETQIDGALFQENEVSLFNDDIQLEKLQEEIEGIATIDQFRMSEELFVPFHIGERNQFEQVRAPGETNQSIDDIVYSVLMTEQDHNEVNDTKLKLKDNEIFISSNTDKYQGLNKIILADDQYNVKTTKKNFLGSKLGIDGLYIVVKDHSILKKIIKEYKDYNPKTQAYDISPTLNRSMHFNITKGEDQFINQIERLEEEFVIRIANHKEISKELYELNGGLIFIGIVVSIVLLIGMFLILYYKQLSEGYEDKLNYTIMKQVGLPDNLIKSTIRKQVFWLFGLPIIVALIHTAFANKIIYQLLGLLAIRDYWLFITSYSIVIILIVLIYLLMYWITSHIYYKLINESNT
- a CDS encoding sensor histidine kinase, coding for MKDYLKHCARELVIVCTILFIFLFIFIASKLPVEYYLLGLSIITFILFIYFVVNYLNYQREINKSEQIKILQNQIKRLELDHIQYRKEMQSYFLTWVHQIKTPIAASKLLLESPSEQTVPKVRQQLLEIDNYTNLALSYLKLTEEQSDMVLKEVTIDELIEPIIKKYAIQFIHDKTKLHYTPVTEKVLTDANWSKIMIEQVINNALKYSEGCDVWIEFKVEESSLIIQDNGIGIRASDLPKVFTQGYSGYNGRLNTKSSGIGLYIAKSIAERMNHSININSTYGEGTEVTIRFHRPMT
- a CDS encoding ABC transporter ATP-binding protein, with the protein product MLTFKNVTKTFKDGNETIEAVKDLTLHFDRGELIAIIGPSGSGKSTFLTMAGALQSATEGQIEINGQSITQLNQKQLSKLRLNEIGFILQTSNLVPFLTVEQQFKLLKNAKKNVMNEDQYDTLINQLGLSKHLRQLPSELSGGQRQRVAIAKALYTNPSIILADEPTASLDTDNAMQVMDILSEQTKALNKTCIVVTHDERLTQYCDRVFEMIDGVLTEKNGVPK
- a CDS encoding ABC transporter permease encodes the protein MFLAWNEIKRNKLKFSLIISILIMISYLLFLLSGLANGLINMNTEGINKWNATSVVLNKNANTTLSQSKFDQQLVNDQFKEVAKVRQTGVIASNGDIEENALIYGLEENSFIVPKIVDGTSPSQTNEVAIDQTLHDKGFNIDDTIEFAQSDVEVMITTITESAKYNASGVMFGNMELLSDINPQYKSDEINAAIVKDEKFKKSDLDDSLEVVPINTFIEQLPGYTAQNLTLNFMITFLFIISAAVIGIFLYVITLQKTSLFGVLKAQGFTNGYLAKMVFSQTLILSLIGTVIGLLLTIITGLFLPEEVPIAFNPFTLLLFAIILITVSLLGGIFSVLSIRKVDPLKAIG
- a CDS encoding ABC transporter ATP-binding protein, whose amino-acid sequence is MLLSIRNLKKIYGKKSNETVALRDVNVEIEKGEFVAIMGESGSGKSTLLNLIATFDKPSNGDIIIDGVNVNALKNKEVAKFRRDTLGFVFQDFNVLHTMNNKDNIVMPLVLSDQKPNFIHQQVEAVSQKLGINHLLEKFPYEVSGGQKQRVAIARALISNPSLLLADEPTGALDSNTSRDIMNLFQKINEQEQTILMVTHSAIDASYAKRVLFIKDGVVFHELYRGDDSQIDFQKNISDSLGFMSERGV
- a CDS encoding PHP domain-containing protein, whose product is MYLDLHTHFLISRESEFHPQYILEFTQEAHDLGVDMIVLTEHFNATYIRDLYNHLETNFEYKDGFYHICNIRVVLGLEIDVKNHGHILTFGGRDEIYELMDFLTPYEKAPYLIKLNALIDKLNAMSLPKIGAHPFRPSMPLYKHQDDLLEQLDAVEINAADIYQLKEKQTDKVKGLVDSLNIGMVGSSDAHHPIQLTTVLNKCDDVDDVEELKSTIRHDDVDVLCSDELHLRVKAAEKIGKLMNKLYSSR
- a CDS encoding SRPBCC domain-containing protein translates to MNVQYEKTKFDAFQTIEVDVKVPINKVFNLISTTEGIQQWFPQLSFEEADGELYVNFGMDDGTNEQSIVIQHEAPTHITFTWAIGEVEFKLTDQEDITHLYFHERMPFEFDHVAEDFTGWQLQIENLKSVAETGEQKAMEQSTFDRIYQDVKKNLF